From the Haloarcula sp. H-GB4 genome, one window contains:
- a CDS encoding BGTF surface domain-containing protein has translation MSLRSVVLAAVLIAAAVTGPGLAAAEQQATVSEDSLPLHADEQQVVTGETTLEAGTEMTVKIVSENSSNPFIYRRQVTVQPNGTFVAQFDLSRHPANISYDLSAYADGDRLFNRTETIAPCDDNCTDPEAAATEQQATVSEDSLPLHADQQQVVTGETTLEPGTEMTVEIVSENSSNPFLYQRQVIVQPNGTFAAQFDLSRHPANTSYELSAHVDGDWLFERTETIAPCDGNCTDPVPEIETPEPTDDGGNVVEVAQGDTAEIPVSMTDGGTKTLSIGSEAANYRINATVSDDDGDGEVLVLFDTAVAGTDGATLSVADDGDSLTVTESEPDLSSTLAAAAYSYRVFDGQSTDGRPTVGTIVIEANGTTSEQFEVEESADFGLEETVVQGRQGETARIQIALATADAATISIGSPEVNYEINATVRDGNDDDRVALLFDTTAAGHDEPTLETAADADAVSVESGSEVALDSQLDVGTYELSLYRGTEVAERQPDTVGSLRITDGNTTSADAASDDADSVTGETPAAQQSQAGDFGISVGALVVGGVLAIVGVGVGLRSVMN, from the coding sequence GTGAGTCTCAGATCAGTGGTGCTGGCCGCGGTGCTTATCGCCGCAGCGGTGACGGGTCCGGGGCTTGCTGCCGCGGAGCAGCAGGCCACGGTCTCAGAGGATAGCCTCCCGCTGCACGCTGACGAACAACAGGTGGTCACTGGGGAGACCACGCTGGAAGCCGGGACAGAGATGACGGTCAAAATCGTGTCAGAGAATTCGTCGAACCCGTTCATTTATCGAAGGCAGGTCACAGTACAGCCCAATGGAACGTTCGTCGCCCAGTTCGATCTGTCGCGCCACCCAGCGAACATATCCTACGACCTGTCCGCTTATGCCGACGGTGACAGGCTGTTTAACCGAACCGAGACTATCGCCCCGTGCGACGACAACTGTACTGACCCGGAGGCTGCCGCTACGGAGCAGCAGGCCACGGTCTCAGAGGACAGCCTCCCACTGCACGCCGACCAACAACAGGTGGTCACCGGGGAGACCACACTGGAACCTGGGACGGAAATGACGGTCGAAATCGTGTCAGAGAACTCGTCGAACCCGTTCCTTTACCAAAGGCAGGTCATAGTACAGCCCAATGGGACGTTCGCCGCCCAGTTCGATCTGTCGCGCCACCCAGCGAACACATCCTACGAACTGTCCGCTCATGTCGATGGCGACTGGCTGTTTGAACGTACTGAGACCATCGCCCCGTGCGACGGAAACTGTACTGATCCGGTACCGGAGATAGAGACCCCGGAACCGACTGACGATGGCGGAAACGTCGTTGAGGTCGCCCAGGGCGACACCGCCGAAATTCCGGTCTCAATGACTGATGGAGGAACGAAAACACTCTCCATTGGCAGCGAGGCGGCTAACTACCGGATCAACGCGACCGTCAGTGACGATGACGGTGACGGCGAGGTGCTAGTCCTCTTCGATACTGCGGTGGCCGGCACGGACGGAGCGACGCTCAGCGTGGCGGACGACGGTGACTCGCTGACCGTGACCGAGTCGGAGCCGGATCTCTCGTCCACGCTCGCCGCCGCTGCGTACTCGTACCGCGTGTTCGATGGGCAGTCGACTGACGGGAGACCGACTGTCGGAACGATCGTCATCGAAGCCAACGGGACGACAAGCGAGCAATTCGAGGTTGAGGAGTCGGCCGACTTTGGGCTGGAGGAAACTGTGGTTCAGGGGCGGCAGGGAGAGACTGCTCGAATTCAGATAGCTCTCGCGACCGCTGACGCGGCCACCATTTCTATCGGGAGCCCGGAGGTCAACTACGAGATCAATGCGACCGTCCGTGACGGGAACGACGATGATCGTGTCGCCCTCCTGTTTGATACCACGGCGGCCGGCCACGACGAACCCACCCTCGAAACCGCCGCAGACGCCGATGCCGTATCAGTTGAATCCGGTTCGGAGGTCGCCCTCGATTCGCAACTCGATGTGGGCACCTACGAGCTGTCGCTGTACCGTGGGACTGAGGTGGCCGAGAGGCAGCCCGATACGGTCGGCTCGCTGCGCATCACTGATGGGAATACCACGTCCGCGGACGCCGCTTCGGATGATGCCGACTCGGTTACCGGCGAAACGCCGGCCGCACAGCAGTCACAGGCTGGAGACTTCGGGATCAGTGTCGGCGCTCTCGTTGTCGGCGGAGTGCTCGCTATCGTTGGCGTGGGAGTCGGTCTTCGGTCCGTCATGAACTGA
- a CDS encoding helix-turn-helix domain-containing protein yields the protein MSSLIETIQERTGTADESPRVLDVAENETDDVLDALASDTSRSLFRTLYNEPGTPSEIADRCDTSVQNVHYHVSNLEDAELIEPVETVYSAKGNEMTVYGPASDPIVLVGDRDLAPRVQQSMTDIVTGVGLIGFASLFIQWGAERLADATAGTGVLAPASPHTGPASGPSTLAWFVFEVVEPGVLFFCLCLTVLSLAALLTDE from the coding sequence ATGTCGAGCCTCATCGAAACGATACAGGAGCGGACCGGGACAGCCGACGAGTCACCGCGGGTACTCGATGTTGCAGAGAACGAGACCGACGACGTACTCGATGCGCTCGCCTCAGACACCAGTCGGTCGCTGTTCCGCACACTGTACAACGAGCCCGGAACGCCGTCCGAAATAGCGGACCGATGTGACACGTCGGTCCAGAACGTCCACTATCACGTCTCCAATCTCGAGGACGCGGAGCTCATCGAACCGGTCGAAACGGTGTATTCCGCGAAGGGCAACGAAATGACCGTGTACGGTCCCGCGAGCGATCCGATTGTACTGGTTGGCGACCGCGACCTCGCGCCGCGTGTCCAGCAATCGATGACCGATATTGTTACCGGGGTCGGGCTGATCGGCTTTGCGAGTCTCTTCATCCAGTGGGGCGCAGAGCGACTGGCAGACGCAACCGCCGGGACTGGGGTCTTGGCTCCTGCGAGCCCACATACCGGGCCAGCCAGTGGACCCAGTACGCTCGCATGGTTCGTTTTCGAAGTCGTCGAGCCGGGTGTGCTATTTTTCTGTCTCTGCCTCACCGTTCTCAGTCTCGCTGCGCTACTGACTGACGAGTGA
- a CDS encoding S8 family serine peptidase: MRDRTVLLLAVVTIALLTGSIAVLAVAGPTESRPNRADAASVSVSDEAAGRFARLHATGVTGSNVSVGIVDPTGFDTESKAIAGQIARTRSFGVGSVHNTHEAHGTATAAVVSRTAPDASLYLARVDSVDSYRQAVDWLVREDVDVIVAPVSFYGQPGDGTGPVARSATRATERGSVFIAPAGNLAQSHWSGQYTTGTVQNRTVAFTSGNRQNYIRGGTEITVWLSWERAHADEEYTVELYWTNGTTSRLVARSQPYRGDDVPNERIVADVRSGDYYLVIRGPASPTGARLRLVSPTHDLQHTSARNSIVAPGTAHKVITVGAYNGRVDQLEPFSSRGPTVDERTGVDIVAPDRQFAAAAPDGFVGSSAAVPYVGGTAALLLEANESLSPRETERLLEQTTRDVGQPGLDSETGHGAVRPVRAVQTAQNRTEG, from the coding sequence ATGCGTGATCGGACTGTATTGCTGCTGGCCGTCGTCACAATCGCGTTACTCACTGGAAGCATCGCGGTGCTCGCAGTCGCAGGCCCGACAGAGTCTCGCCCGAACAGGGCCGATGCCGCATCAGTATCGGTGTCGGACGAAGCAGCCGGCCGGTTCGCACGTCTCCACGCAACCGGAGTCACAGGGTCGAATGTCTCGGTCGGCATTGTCGATCCGACCGGATTCGACACAGAGTCGAAAGCGATTGCCGGTCAGATCGCCAGAACACGGAGCTTCGGTGTTGGTTCCGTACACAATACCCACGAGGCCCACGGGACTGCGACGGCCGCCGTCGTGTCGCGGACCGCACCGGACGCCAGCCTATATCTCGCTCGGGTTGACAGCGTCGACAGTTATCGACAGGCAGTCGACTGGCTGGTCCGAGAGGACGTCGATGTGATCGTCGCACCTGTTTCCTTCTACGGGCAGCCAGGCGATGGAACCGGGCCAGTCGCCCGGAGCGCGACACGAGCGACAGAGCGTGGGTCTGTGTTCATCGCCCCAGCCGGTAATCTCGCACAATCTCACTGGTCAGGGCAGTACACGACCGGAACCGTCCAAAATCGGACAGTCGCGTTTACCAGCGGAAACAGGCAGAACTACATCAGAGGTGGGACCGAAATTACGGTCTGGCTTTCGTGGGAACGAGCACACGCAGATGAGGAGTACACGGTCGAACTGTATTGGACGAACGGCACCACCTCTCGCCTCGTCGCCCGCTCACAGCCCTACCGCGGCGACGACGTACCAAACGAACGAATCGTTGCCGACGTCAGGTCCGGCGACTACTATCTCGTGATTCGCGGGCCAGCATCGCCGACTGGCGCGCGGTTACGGCTCGTCTCACCAACGCACGACCTCCAGCACACGTCGGCTCGAAACAGCATCGTCGCTCCGGGGACGGCCCACAAAGTGATTACTGTCGGAGCATACAACGGCCGTGTCGATCAGCTCGAACCGTTCAGTTCGCGGGGCCCGACAGTGGATGAACGGACCGGTGTCGACATTGTGGCACCGGACAGGCAGTTCGCCGCTGCCGCACCTGACGGCTTCGTCGGCTCTTCGGCCGCAGTCCCATACGTCGGCGGAACCGCGGCCCTGCTGCTAGAGGCAAACGAGTCGCTGTCGCCTCGCGAAACAGAGCGCCTGCTTGAACAGACCACGAGAGACGTGGGACAGCCAGGACTCGACAGCGAAACCGGCCACGGAGCGGTCCGTCCAGTTCGTGCGGTCCAGACGGCACAGAACCGCACCGAAGGTTAA
- a CDS encoding type II CAAX prenyl endopeptidase Rce1 family protein, whose translation MLRPGIGLPRFSGGPLVPVATYLIVIGVLSGLVTISPGASPPPVLGMLWGVFLVALTAGALRIETVSPRSLLPSVRTLGPVIGVVTVFWGLYNLVAVALAMGGIPGFEASLSRTAAHPLLYLAALFSSLLFTAIPEEFLFRTYLQQKFTRLAGETTRRAVLSGIGLVAVLFALFHLPRWFLASGHGVSSALAARLFGLALMGLAYGSVYALTGNLWLVALFHASMNHPPVIISVSIPSELHLVVSVLEYTVMVSLVYLTVRLSGDDGSPLTGSRKEISASTGE comes from the coding sequence ATGTTGCGCCCTGGTATTGGCCTGCCGAGATTCAGCGGCGGGCCGTTGGTTCCCGTTGCAACGTACCTCATAGTGATTGGTGTCCTCTCCGGACTAGTGACTATCTCCCCCGGCGCATCGCCGCCGCCCGTCTTGGGAATGCTCTGGGGTGTCTTCCTTGTCGCACTCACGGCTGGTGCGCTCAGAATTGAAACCGTCTCACCGCGCTCTCTGCTCCCGTCTGTTCGCACACTGGGCCCCGTGATCGGGGTGGTCACCGTGTTCTGGGGACTGTACAACCTTGTTGCGGTCGCTCTCGCGATGGGTGGCATCCCCGGGTTCGAAGCCTCGTTGTCGAGAACCGCTGCCCACCCGCTACTGTATCTCGCGGCACTTTTCAGTTCGCTGCTGTTCACTGCAATCCCGGAAGAGTTCCTCTTCCGTACGTACCTCCAGCAGAAGTTCACTCGGTTGGCCGGTGAGACGACTCGTCGCGCAGTGCTGTCCGGTATCGGACTCGTCGCGGTCCTGTTCGCTCTCTTTCACCTCCCGCGGTGGTTTCTCGCATCGGGGCACGGCGTTAGCTCCGCGCTTGCAGCCAGACTCTTCGGATTGGCGCTCATGGGACTCGCTTACGGGAGCGTCTATGCACTGACTGGCAACCTCTGGCTCGTCGCTCTGTTCCATGCATCGATGAATCACCCGCCGGTCATCATCTCGGTGAGCATCCCGTCCGAGCTACATCTGGTGGTCAGTGTGCTCGAATACACCGTCATGGTTTCGCTGGTCTACCTGACTGTCCGCCTATCAGGAGACGACGGCTCACCGCTTACCGGGTCACGGAAGGAGATATCTGCCTCGACCGGGGAATAG
- a CDS encoding glutathione-independent formaldehyde dehydrogenase → MNAVVYKGPKEVAVEEVDEPEVEHPNDVLIDITTSCICGSDLHMYEGRTAAEPGIVFGHENMGIVTEVGEAVSSLEEGDRVVAPFNVACGFCENCESGYTGFCTNVNPGFAGGAYGYVAMGPYKGGQAEKLRIPYADFNALKLPEGDEHEDAFSLLADIFPTGWHGTELANLEPGDSVAIYGAGPVGLMAAYSAKIKGAAEIYSVDRVPSRLELAEEHCDATPINFEDGNPVEQIKEQHGGGVDKGVDAVGYQAIDPDKKGDDAYDPARENPAVVINNLIRTVKPTGELGIPGLYVPEDPGAPDDMAAQGRLGIDFGLLFEKGQALGTGQCNVKSYNRELRDLIIEGRADPSWVVSHRVGLEEAPEMYEAFDNREEGVTKVLLEP, encoded by the coding sequence ATGAACGCTGTTGTGTATAAGGGACCGAAAGAAGTGGCTGTCGAAGAAGTAGATGAACCGGAAGTAGAACATCCGAACGACGTACTCATCGATATCACGACGTCATGTATCTGCGGGTCCGACCTTCATATGTACGAGGGGCGGACCGCGGCGGAGCCCGGCATCGTGTTCGGCCACGAGAACATGGGTATCGTCACCGAAGTCGGGGAGGCCGTCTCCTCACTGGAGGAAGGCGACCGCGTCGTCGCGCCGTTCAACGTCGCCTGTGGCTTCTGTGAGAACTGCGAGAGCGGGTATACCGGGTTCTGTACGAACGTCAATCCCGGTTTCGCTGGCGGAGCCTACGGATACGTCGCTATGGGGCCGTACAAGGGCGGGCAAGCGGAGAAGCTCCGCATTCCCTACGCGGACTTCAACGCACTCAAACTCCCGGAGGGCGACGAGCACGAGGACGCCTTCTCGCTGCTGGCGGACATCTTCCCGACAGGCTGGCATGGGACAGAACTCGCTAACCTCGAGCCGGGCGACTCCGTCGCCATTTATGGGGCCGGTCCGGTCGGCCTGATGGCCGCCTACAGCGCGAAGATCAAGGGTGCAGCGGAGATTTACTCCGTCGACCGTGTTCCGAGCCGGCTTGAACTCGCAGAAGAACACTGCGACGCGACGCCGATCAACTTCGAGGACGGCAATCCGGTCGAGCAAATCAAAGAGCAACACGGTGGCGGAGTCGACAAGGGTGTAGACGCTGTTGGCTATCAGGCCATCGACCCGGACAAGAAAGGTGACGACGCGTACGACCCAGCGCGGGAGAATCCGGCCGTCGTCATCAACAACCTCATCCGAACGGTGAAACCGACCGGCGAACTGGGAATCCCGGGGCTCTACGTTCCCGAGGACCCGGGCGCTCCAGACGACATGGCCGCCCAGGGCCGCCTCGGCATTGACTTTGGACTGCTCTTCGAAAAAGGTCAGGCGCTCGGGACCGGACAGTGTAACGTCAAGTCGTACAACCGGGAACTACGTGACCTGATTATCGAGGGTCGCGCCGACCCCAGCTGGGTAGTCTCTCACCGTGTCGGCCTTGAAGAAGCTCCCGAGATGTACGAGGCCTTCGACAACCGTGAAGAAGGCGTCACGAAGGTGCTGCTGGAGCCCTGA
- a CDS encoding GTP-binding protein, producing the protein MTVISGPLGAGKTTLVNRLLSEPGERRIAVVVNDMGEINVDAELLADEAESGEEGVVDLSNGCICCRLQDDLVTEVTRLAEERTFDYLVVEASGISEPIPIARTLTVGPDEGDPPDGLHLDTTVSVVDAYGFWKAFDPEESLPEAAPDPERPLTEVLIDQIEFCDVLLLNKCDMVPDDALDAVEAAVRALQPRAAIHRTTYSEVDPGDVLGTGQFDFEDAKRQQGWKQALAGADNHDGHGHDDGAAAAHGVESFVYRRDTPFHPGRFNDWLDDWDGAIVRAKGFTWVASRPETVLGVSQAGPSIQAGPIGKWGDDGPSTRLVFIGQEMDEDDIKAELDSCLATDEERTQTFVSDPFPREG; encoded by the coding sequence ATGACGGTCATCAGCGGGCCGCTCGGCGCGGGGAAAACGACACTGGTAAACAGGTTGTTGAGTGAGCCCGGAGAACGGCGAATCGCCGTCGTCGTCAACGATATGGGAGAAATAAACGTCGATGCCGAGCTTCTCGCGGACGAAGCAGAGTCGGGGGAGGAGGGCGTCGTAGACCTCTCGAACGGCTGTATCTGTTGCCGACTGCAGGATGACCTCGTCACCGAGGTGACGCGACTTGCCGAGGAGCGGACGTTTGACTATCTTGTCGTCGAAGCCTCCGGTATTAGCGAACCGATTCCCATCGCCAGAACGCTGACAGTCGGCCCGGACGAGGGCGACCCGCCCGACGGCTTGCATCTAGATACGACGGTTTCAGTCGTTGACGCCTACGGATTCTGGAAGGCGTTCGATCCCGAGGAATCGCTTCCGGAGGCTGCCCCCGACCCCGAACGCCCGCTCACCGAAGTACTGATCGACCAGATAGAGTTCTGTGACGTGCTCCTCCTGAACAAGTGTGACATGGTCCCCGATGATGCGCTGGACGCCGTAGAAGCCGCAGTCAGGGCGCTCCAACCCCGAGCAGCCATCCATCGAACCACGTACAGCGAAGTCGACCCCGGCGATGTACTGGGGACCGGACAGTTTGATTTTGAGGATGCCAAGCGACAGCAGGGCTGGAAACAGGCGTTAGCCGGGGCGGACAACCACGATGGTCACGGTCATGACGACGGGGCGGCAGCAGCCCACGGCGTCGAGTCGTTTGTCTACCGCCGTGACACGCCGTTTCACCCCGGTCGGTTCAACGACTGGCTCGACGACTGGGACGGGGCTATCGTCCGCGCAAAAGGGTTCACCTGGGTCGCCAGCAGACCCGAGACGGTGCTGGGCGTGAGTCAGGCTGGCCCGTCTATTCAGGCCGGACCCATCGGGAAGTGGGGCGACGACGGCCCGTCCACGCGACTCGTCTTCATCGGACAGGAGATGGACGAGGACGACATCAAAGCCGAACTCGACAGCTGTCTGGCCACGGACGAAGAGCGAACGCAGACGTTTGTCAGCGATCCGTTCCCACGGGAGGGGTGA
- a CDS encoding creatininase family protein, producing MELQTETWTDMTEVETDLALLPVGSTEQHGPHAPLGTDTLDAEVVAEHGAERHDDPVVVAPAVPVGVAEEHRAFSGTLWTSESTFRSYVRDIVRSLASHGWDHVVLVNGHGGNIDALREVAGTITRHDEAFAVPFTWFNAVGDHSADMGHGGPLETSLLQHTNPETVHEGRLDEAADGGSDGWGEWQSGVNLAFDSDEFTENGVVGDPREGSAERGETLLDLATESLVDLLDEIADRPAGPRE from the coding sequence ATGGAACTGCAGACGGAGACGTGGACTGATATGACCGAGGTCGAGACGGACCTTGCGCTGCTCCCCGTCGGGAGCACGGAGCAACATGGGCCACACGCGCCGCTCGGAACGGATACGCTCGACGCCGAGGTGGTCGCCGAACACGGTGCTGAGCGCCATGATGACCCCGTCGTCGTCGCACCGGCAGTCCCCGTCGGCGTCGCCGAAGAGCATCGCGCCTTTTCAGGGACGTTGTGGACCTCCGAGTCGACGTTTCGGTCCTACGTCCGTGACATCGTCCGGAGCCTCGCCAGCCACGGCTGGGACCACGTGGTGCTGGTCAACGGCCACGGCGGCAACATCGACGCGTTGCGGGAAGTCGCGGGCACGATAACCCGCCACGACGAGGCCTTTGCCGTTCCGTTCACGTGGTTCAACGCAGTCGGCGACCACAGCGCCGACATGGGCCATGGTGGGCCGCTGGAAACCTCGCTGCTCCAGCATACGAACCCAGAGACTGTCCACGAGGGCCGGCTGGATGAGGCCGCAGACGGTGGTAGTGACGGCTGGGGGGAGTGGCAAAGCGGCGTCAACCTTGCGTTCGATTCCGACGAGTTCACTGAGAACGGGGTTGTCGGTGATCCGCGTGAGGGCAGCGCCGAACGCGGGGAGACCCTGCTGGACCTAGCAACAGAGTCACTCGTCGACCTCCTTGATGAAATCGCGGATCGACCGGCCGGGCCGCGTGAGTAA